In a genomic window of Hydrogenimonas thermophila:
- a CDS encoding glucosaminidase domain-containing protein, with amino-acid sequence MTKLITGVLLAQALLFADALKTFPKEYYSIKKSEKQKEKFVEILYPLILKEEEKIRKERQFVKSFFTKFQSVGIVTPNEVKKLEAIAKKYRIKSLYDKEEYLKRVDTIPVSMVLAQAAIESNWGKSRFAREANNLFGEWTWGKKGIIPKNRPEGKRYKIRIFDSLEDSIASYMRNLNRHWAYKEFREARYLAKKMGKPFGGFTASAYLTRYSQLGEKYTLMIKKTIDEHEWDLYDIPKSTPQVKLKNEIVMLSKEIYRSIGR; translated from the coding sequence TTGACTAAATTAATTACAGGAGTTTTATTAGCTCAGGCACTACTTTTTGCCGATGCTCTTAAAACATTTCCAAAAGAGTACTACTCTATAAAGAAGAGTGAAAAACAGAAAGAGAAATTTGTAGAAATTCTCTATCCTTTAATTTTAAAAGAGGAAGAGAAGATTCGTAAAGAACGACAGTTTGTCAAATCTTTTTTTACAAAATTTCAAAGTGTTGGTATTGTAACACCGAATGAGGTTAAAAAACTAGAAGCAATAGCTAAAAAGTATCGTATAAAATCTCTTTATGATAAAGAAGAGTACCTTAAAAGAGTAGATACTATACCGGTTTCTATGGTGCTTGCACAAGCAGCTATAGAGAGCAACTGGGGTAAAAGCCGCTTTGCTCGTGAAGCAAACAATCTTTTTGGAGAATGGACATGGGGAAAAAAGGGAATTATTCCAAAAAACAGACCAGAAGGAAAACGCTATAAAATACGAATTTTTGATTCGCTTGAAGATTCAATCGCCTCTTATATGAGAAACCTGAACCGTCACTGGGCTTATAAAGAGTTCAGAGAAGCTAGATACTTAGCAAAGAAGATGGGTAAACCATTTGGAGGATTCACTGCATCAGCCTATTTGACACGCTATTCACAGTTGGGTGAAAAATATACACTTATGATCAAGAAAACGATAGATGAACATGAATGGGATCTTTATGATATACCAAAGAGTACACCTCAAGTCAAACTTAAAAATGAGATTGTTATGCTCTCAAAAGAGATTTATAGAAGTATTGGAAGATAA
- the dapF gene encoding diaminopimelate epimerase — MTIAKYSANGNDFVIFHTFVKKEQNTLAKELCHRQNGVGADGLIVLVPHEKYDFEWQFYNADGSDAAMCGNGSRAAAHYAYKHGLASKSMRFLTGAGVIEAEVDGDIVTSELTPPKIINQDIEEFGKKWWLIDTGVPHLVGLVDTVDTFDLQEARELRYKFNANINIAAVKDNTLYVRTYERGVEDETLACGTGMAACFYRTNLEEKAGESMVVIPTSGEKLELAKKGNTLTLKGEVRHTFDAIMEREID, encoded by the coding sequence ATGACCATAGCAAAATATTCTGCAAATGGCAATGATTTTGTCATTTTTCACACTTTTGTCAAAAAAGAGCAAAATACTTTAGCAAAAGAGCTTTGTCACAGACAAAATGGTGTGGGTGCAGATGGTTTAATTGTCCTAGTTCCTCATGAAAAATATGACTTTGAATGGCAGTTTTACAATGCTGACGGAAGCGATGCTGCAATGTGCGGCAATGGAAGCCGAGCAGCAGCGCATTATGCGTATAAACATGGTCTTGCTTCAAAGAGTATGCGTTTTTTAACCGGAGCTGGTGTTATAGAAGCTGAGGTTGACGGTGACATTGTCACTAGTGAATTGACACCTCCTAAAATTATAAATCAAGACATTGAAGAGTTTGGAAAAAAATGGTGGCTTATAGATACAGGTGTACCACACCTTGTCGGTTTAGTTGACACTGTTGACACTTTTGATCTGCAAGAAGCTAGAGAACTTAGGTATAAATTCAATGCAAATATCAATATAGCAGCAGTTAAAGACAATACTCTTTATGTACGCACATATGAGCGTGGAGTTGAAGATGAGACACTTGCTTGTGGTACTGGAATGGCAGCCTGCTTCTACCGTACCAATTTAGAAGAGAAAGCAGGAGAAAGTATGGTGGTTATACCAACTAGTGGTGAAAAACTTGAACTTGCTAAAAAGGGTAACACACTAACACTAAAAGGCGAAGTACGCCATACATTTGATGCAATAATGGAGAGAGAAATTGACTAA